One window of Vanessa atalanta chromosome 9, ilVanAtal1.2, whole genome shotgun sequence genomic DNA carries:
- the LOC125066556 gene encoding pyrokinin-1 receptor-like isoform X2, which translates to MKMEYDDEEIYLLNGTNGTDQTSSFSEPESLNVIIPLTIIYIVIFIAGVLGNISTCVVIGRNRSMHTATNFYLFSLAISDLLLLLCGLPLEVYRLWKPLSYPLGEVVCITFGLISETSANATVLTITAFTVERYIAICRPFISHTMSKSSRAVRYIILICICALCAAVPQAMQFGVVTYSEKGQNISACTVKGHGVHQVFVTSSFVFFVVPMSLITVLYALIGVKLRSSHILHIVKKPSDESKRFNGAPRFRNGASQRKVIRMLVAVALSFFLCWAPFHVQRLIAIYGKNLEHPTDTFYKVYIVLTYLSGVLYFLSTAINPFLYNIMSNKFRNAFKVTLSKWCRRGGPRLERSYSAILASQRHRAAIRAAQRQRQPPNSRLLRRLSTASSQLYDAPPIAQVSPIIGPISPS; encoded by the exons ATGAAAATGGAGTATGATGACGAAGAAATATATTTGCTGAACGGAACGAATGGAACTGACCAAACTTCCAGTTTCTCGGAGCCCGAATCTCTCAATGTGATCATTCCTCTCACAATTATTTACATCGTTATCTTTATTGCCGGCGTGTTAGGAAACATAAGCACTTGTGTAGTGATCGGTAGGAATCGATCGATGCATACAGCCACGAACTTCTACCTATTCAGTCTAGCAATTTCCGATCTACTTCTTTTATTGTGCGGATTGCCTCTAGAAGTATACCGCTTATGGAAACCACTCTCTTACCCTCTCGGTGAAGTGGTATGCATAACATTTGGACTTATATCCGAAACGTCTGCGAACGCAACAGTGTTAACAATAACAGCATTCACAGTGGAAAGATACATTGCAATATGTCGTCCTTTTATATCACACACGATGTCTAAATCGTCCAGAGCAGTGCGTTACATAATACTCATTTGTATTTGTGCTCTTTGTGCGGCTGTGCCTCAAGCTATGCAATTCGGTGTAGTGACATATAGTGAGAAAGGTCAAAATATTAGTGCCTGCACCGTGAAAGGTCATGGTGTGCATCAAGTGTTCGTTACGTCAAGTTTTGTGTTTTTCGTAGTACCGATGTCGTTGATCACAGTGCTGTACGCGTTGATTGGTGTCAAACTTCGTTCATCACATATCCTTCATATTGTGAAAAAACCTTCGGATGAGAGTAAGCGCTTTAATGGAGCGCCGCGGTTCAGAAATGGTGCATCGCAAAGAAAGGTCATTAGAATGTTAG tTGCTGTGGCGCTATCATTTTTTCTCTGCTGGGCACCATTCCACGTGCAACGGCTGATAGCTATTTATGGAAAAAATTTAGAGCATCCGACTGATACATTTTATAAG GTATACATTGTACTCACCTACCTGTCTGGAGTTCTCTATTTCCTCTCCACGGCGATTAACCCGTTTCTATACAACATCATGTCGAATAAGTTCAGGAACGCTTTCAAG gtGACGTTGTCGAAGTGGTGTAGGCGAGGCGGCCCGCGGCTAGAAAGATCATACAGCGCTATATTAGCTTCTCAAAGGCATCGTGCTGCGATAAGAGCTGCACAGCGTCAAAGGCAACCTCCCAACTCCCGATTGCTCCGGCGTCTGTCCACCGCCTCCTCGCAACTGTACGACGCGCCACCCATAGCGCAGGTAAG